The following coding sequences are from one Effusibacillus pohliae DSM 22757 window:
- a CDS encoding phospholipase D family nuclease, whose protein sequence is MSNRLKIMAMTSAIALFFPGCAPADHAVSADRSKSDQTRVEYAFTQAGQHPEALLKSVIDSAKSSLDIAIYSITKDDIRDAIIAAKKRGVKVRMITDHQEAQGKYQAEDLKRLREAGIPIKENTHSGLMHLKVTIADQSLVTTGSYNYTVAASTTNDEVLVVLRDPEIAKDWEKQFDRMWNDTKNFTDLK, encoded by the coding sequence ATGAGCAATCGTTTGAAAATCATGGCTATGACTAGTGCAATCGCATTGTTTTTCCCTGGCTGCGCGCCGGCGGATCACGCAGTTTCTGCTGATCGTTCGAAGAGTGATCAGACAAGAGTTGAATATGCGTTCACGCAGGCGGGCCAACACCCGGAGGCGCTTCTGAAAAGCGTGATCGACTCAGCGAAATCGTCGCTCGATATTGCGATTTATTCGATTACGAAAGACGACATTCGCGATGCGATTATTGCGGCAAAGAAACGCGGCGTAAAAGTGCGCATGATCACTGATCACCAGGAAGCGCAAGGAAAGTATCAGGCAGAAGATTTGAAGCGGCTGCGTGAAGCAGGAATTCCGATCAAAGAGAACACCCACTCGGGCCTGATGCATCTCAAGGTCACCATCGCGGACCAATCGTTGGTCACGACGGGATCGTACAACTACACGGTTGCAGCCTCGACCACCAACGATGAGGTTCTTGTGGTACTGAGGGATCCTGAGATCGCCAAGGATTGGGAAAAGCAGTTTGATCGGATGTGGAATGATACGAAGAATTTTACGGATTTGAAATAA
- a CDS encoding MerR family transcriptional regulator, giving the protein MFLQFETKEDFVRWAQENLLSPHEVANLLGVSLQAVHQSVKNGKLTPLKKEPRFSLFLKEDILNRKKELEMLRSKYRPFEAIIDGYRVFANEYSPGKWEYHIYGVGLGTAAARRSEETYDSMEEALEAGIQTVKRK; this is encoded by the coding sequence TTGTTTCTGCAGTTCGAGACGAAAGAGGATTTTGTGCGCTGGGCACAGGAGAACTTGCTGAGCCCCCATGAGGTTGCAAATCTCCTGGGGGTTTCTCTACAGGCGGTCCATCAGTCGGTTAAAAACGGGAAACTCACACCATTGAAGAAAGAACCAAGGTTCTCCTTGTTTTTAAAAGAGGACATCTTAAATCGAAAAAAGGAGTTGGAAATGTTGCGATCAAAATACCGTCCATTTGAGGCTATCATCGATGGGTATCGGGTATTTGCAAACGAATATTCACCCGGGAAGTGGGAGTATCACATTTATGGAGTTGGGCTTGGTACTGCAGCGGCTCGGAGATCCGAAGAAACGTATGATTCGATGGAAGAAGCGTTAGAAGCTGGAATTCAGACCGTCAAACGAAAGTAG
- a CDS encoding replication-relaxation family protein — protein sequence MIFRWLDHPSFHRDEQLIAILYDLGMATKKQLLAITGWHPRTLKERLKQIRKRGNTLEEKDLWLKTFTIPGQVRDVAYSLGRLGMEYAQEMALQIHRVKEAPQAQVAHYLGINDILVRLLVHGYARERIAWLTSTEATDVLLRYWEREVDRKIDRRDLIRPDARLILDDTRRFWIEYDNNTENPRQLERKFHNYVNTLMPIGETSPVVWVALTQNRRDYLKANWNAFVELFYRDKQTPQMYFFTPGEETKFFLSE from the coding sequence ATGATTTTCCGCTGGCTGGATCACCCGTCATTCCATCGGGATGAGCAACTGATCGCGATTTTGTATGATCTGGGGATGGCGACGAAAAAACAGTTATTAGCGATTACGGGGTGGCATCCCCGCACACTGAAAGAAAGATTAAAGCAGATTCGCAAAAGAGGAAACACTTTAGAGGAGAAAGATCTTTGGCTCAAAACGTTTACAATCCCCGGACAAGTCCGGGATGTGGCGTACTCGCTTGGCCGACTCGGAATGGAATATGCCCAGGAGATGGCCCTGCAAATCCACCGTGTGAAGGAGGCGCCGCAGGCCCAAGTCGCTCATTATCTCGGGATTAATGACATCCTAGTACGGCTGTTGGTACATGGATATGCGAGAGAAAGGATTGCTTGGCTTACTTCGACAGAAGCAACCGATGTTCTCTTACGGTACTGGGAAAGGGAAGTTGATCGGAAGATAGATCGCCGTGACTTAATACGGCCCGACGCACGACTAATTTTAGACGACACCCGCCGGTTTTGGATTGAGTACGACAACAACACGGAAAACCCCAGGCAGTTGGAGCGCAAGTTTCACAACTATGTCAACACGTTGATGCCAATCGGCGAGACCAGTCCTGTTGTCTGGGTGGCACTCACCCAAAACAGACGAGATTACCTCAAAGCCAATTGGAATGCGTTTGTTGAGTTGTTCTACAGAGATAAGCAAACCCCTCAGATGTATTTTTTTACGCCAGGAGAAGAAACGAAATTTTTCCTATCCGAATAG
- a CDS encoding ATP-binding protein, protein REWFRLLIHMSDHGIEFYTGYPQDRFTGVEKALEAAYPECERHPVSHQEVPLPNPKGGYGGYFLLREKGEREGLPLRAFDARRDEWGDVLLFLEPGTWIDLVFSPASPAELKRLVKRASRAIRPDPRTPASGWSAVAEIGLEALREFDPRRAGSKKRKPPALKPPSLSELDPDEAARYRSLMDRFTGRERAFDVMLSVWSEHPHASSVVQSLATRLETMMTNQNGIRLRRTRRCPISRIAPVPFPTQTMIWTAPELANIFHLPDGQHRVMERIPHLERGQRSLRKDELTEGVAVGYLKHPLQQGRPVSIPFEQFTKHFVLTGMTGAGKSSTAVMMIQSLLDRWIADPEHAPGFSYFDPARETVATILTRLLKAELDGAKIPWEKVHYVYLGPTDYPLGLNLLHHEQGENIDAVAKEVLHLLKYAYAGDTPRMDRLVENALLTLLEDRKPHTILGIVPVLTDEDWRNRILPFVRDPIVRQFWEREVDSASIDPILNRLSPLLTNRTMRRMFGQKKWSLDLRRYMDEGHIFLWDLLNVSKENVKLAVGHIITQYHQTAKTRSSGAKVHILAVDEAHLVQIPVMTKIIAEDRKFGLCLGLITQYIGQFNDLLVDAITENVGTILTCTQGMKSAAAVSVMTAGAFDKEFLQRLPERVVAVYTKTKNESGRSEITTFTVESDPPYMYKPNGEIADHRREKEVQEAIQWALSKGMELQARDGTPAEVVDREIEEYLSKGGTLLQEVRSYSHSERKGSNFEEY, encoded by the coding sequence CGGGAGTGGTTCCGGCTTCTCATCCACATGTCCGACCACGGGATTGAGTTTTACACAGGATATCCACAGGATCGTTTCACAGGTGTGGAAAAAGCGCTTGAGGCGGCCTATCCGGAGTGCGAACGGCACCCGGTTTCACATCAAGAAGTCCCCCTGCCCAATCCCAAAGGCGGATACGGAGGATATTTTTTGTTGCGAGAAAAGGGAGAGCGGGAAGGGCTTCCCTTACGAGCCTTCGATGCTCGCCGAGACGAATGGGGCGACGTTCTACTCTTCCTGGAACCGGGGACGTGGATCGATCTGGTCTTTTCTCCTGCCTCTCCTGCAGAGCTGAAACGGCTGGTGAAGCGGGCCAGTCGAGCGATTCGGCCGGATCCCCGGACGCCGGCGAGTGGCTGGTCTGCTGTGGCGGAAATTGGTCTGGAGGCCCTGCGTGAATTTGATCCGAGGCGGGCCGGATCTAAAAAAAGAAAACCGCCGGCACTCAAACCACCAAGCTTGAGTGAATTGGACCCTGACGAGGCGGCGCGGTATCGCAGCCTGATGGACCGCTTTACCGGTCGGGAGCGGGCGTTTGATGTGATGCTTTCGGTCTGGTCGGAGCATCCGCATGCGTCGAGTGTTGTTCAGAGCCTGGCGACCCGGTTGGAAACAATGATGACCAACCAGAACGGCATCCGCCTGCGCAGGACGCGCCGGTGTCCCATCTCCCGGATCGCGCCGGTGCCCTTTCCGACGCAGACGATGATCTGGACGGCACCGGAACTCGCGAACATCTTCCACCTACCGGATGGGCAACATCGGGTGATGGAGAGGATTCCGCACTTGGAGCGGGGACAACGCAGTTTGCGTAAAGATGAGTTGACCGAAGGAGTGGCCGTTGGATACCTGAAGCATCCGCTTCAGCAAGGAAGACCGGTTTCGATCCCCTTTGAACAGTTCACCAAACACTTTGTCTTGACCGGGATGACCGGCGCCGGAAAGTCGTCCACGGCCGTCATGATGATCCAGTCCTTGTTGGACCGGTGGATTGCCGATCCGGAACACGCTCCGGGTTTCTCATACTTCGACCCGGCCCGTGAAACCGTGGCGACCATTCTGACGCGGCTGCTGAAAGCGGAGTTGGATGGTGCTAAGATCCCATGGGAGAAAGTGCACTATGTGTATCTCGGGCCGACCGACTATCCTTTGGGTCTGAACTTGCTTCACCATGAGCAGGGCGAAAACATCGACGCGGTTGCCAAAGAAGTCCTGCACCTGCTCAAATATGCCTATGCCGGGGATACGCCGCGGATGGACCGGTTGGTTGAGAACGCGCTGCTGACACTCCTTGAAGACCGGAAACCCCATACGATTCTGGGAATTGTCCCGGTTCTCACGGACGAAGACTGGCGAAACCGTATCCTCCCATTCGTGAGGGACCCGATCGTTCGTCAGTTCTGGGAACGCGAGGTAGACAGCGCCTCGATCGACCCGATCCTGAACCGGCTGTCGCCGCTCTTGACCAATCGGACCATGCGACGCATGTTCGGGCAAAAGAAGTGGAGTCTGGATCTTCGGCGCTATATGGACGAGGGGCATATTTTTCTTTGGGACCTGTTGAACGTCTCCAAAGAGAATGTGAAGCTCGCTGTTGGCCATATCATCACCCAGTACCATCAGACGGCAAAAACTCGTAGCAGCGGCGCGAAAGTTCATATCCTGGCCGTTGATGAGGCCCATCTCGTCCAAATTCCTGTGATGACCAAAATCATCGCGGAAGACCGAAAGTTTGGGCTGTGTCTCGGGCTGATCACCCAATACATCGGGCAATTCAATGACTTGCTCGTTGACGCGATCACCGAGAACGTGGGAACGATCCTGACCTGCACACAGGGTATGAAGTCGGCTGCAGCCGTCAGCGTCATGACTGCCGGCGCCTTCGACAAAGAGTTCCTCCAGCGGCTGCCGGAACGGGTGGTTGCAGTTTACACCAAGACCAAAAACGAAAGTGGCCGCAGCGAGATCACGACGTTTACAGTTGAATCAGATCCGCCGTACATGTACAAGCCCAATGGAGAGATTGCGGACCACCGGCGGGAAAAAGAAGTTCAGGAAGCGATCCAGTGGGCTTTGTCGAAGGGGATGGAATTGCAGGCCAGGGACGGGACACCGGCCGAAGTGGTCGATCGGGAAATTGAGGAGTATCTGAGTAAAGGAGGAACCCTGTTGCAGGAAGTCCGGAGTTACAGCCACAGCGAAAGGAAAGGATCTAACTTCGAGGAGTATTAA